One genomic window of Coffea eugenioides isolate CCC68of chromosome 1, Ceug_1.0, whole genome shotgun sequence includes the following:
- the LOC113780414 gene encoding probable LRR receptor-like serine/threonine-protein kinase At1g34110, whose amino-acid sequence MTMGGSTHFSVFLLVAIILLCSSSKTVNATCYGKEKQALMDFKKDLKDPFGRLLSWIHDIDCCKWEGVVCSNRSGRVIQLHLQSPVRKIDDFGDQEISALSGKISHSLQNLTHLRYLDLSLNDFSGIPIPSFFGSLRSLRYLNLSGAGFQGMVPYQLGNLSSLRTLSIGGDPSYLQVDNLQWLAGLSNLEHLDMSGVNLRTASNWLEVINTIPSLVEIHLSSCHLDLISHHLGRDTFVFHANFSSLTVLDLSRNFFGYVVPRWIFSLTALASLHLSDNSFEGPLPRGPWNLTSLQHLDLSVNYLNGSLPDELIHLNNLISLDLSVNQFEGSLEGIWNWSSLASLDLSVNNFATFLPSQLSTLTSLISLALGNNHFRGSIPSSIANISNLQYLGVSNNNLSSSLPSEVFTSKDLITLGASSNRLNGPIPSAVGNCTKLERLLLHNNALSGSIPSNLGRCTQLKELWLNDNAVSGSIPSNLGRCTQLKELWLGDNALSGSIPSNLGKLSSLEFWDVSHNKLTGTLPESLGQLSKLEELRIYDNLMEGIMSESPLDNLTALRYFYASENSLTLKVSASWTPRAQFETLALSSRKLGPQFPAWIRSQKFLGDLNLSFAGISDTIPPWLFNSSLISIDLSHNQIHGGISHILCEVKNEYHDLYYLDLGENSLSGEIPNCWMNYPNLYHINLNSNNFTGSIPRSLFYLEDLHYLGLGNNSLTGPITFDFVNHE is encoded by the exons ATGACCATGGGTGGATCAACCCATTTCTCTGTTTTCTTACTCGTCGCAATAATTTTACTCTGTTCTTCCAGCAAAACTGTAAATGCAACTTGCTATGGGAAGGAGAAACAAGCTCTTATGGACTTCAAGAAAGACTTGAAAGATCCCTTTGGTAGACTCTTGTCTTGGATTCACGACATTGATTGCTGCAAATGGGAAGGAGTTGTTTGTAGCAACCGAAGTGGCCGCGTGATTCAACTTCACCTTCAGAGTCCTGTTCGTAAAATTGATGATTTTGGTGATCAGGAAATATCAGCATTAAGCGGTAAAATCAGTCATTCGTTACAAAATTTGACTCACTTGCGTTACCTTGATCTAAGTCTAAATGATTTCAGTGGAATTCCAATTCCCAGTTTTTTTGGGTCTCTCAGAAGTCTGAGGTACCTGAATTTATCTGGAGCTGGATTTCAAGGAATGGTTCCCTATCAGCTTGGAAACCTGTCAAGTTTACGCACTTTAAGCATAGGAGGCGATCCGTCCTATCTTCAAGTTGATAACCTGCAATGGTTGGCTGGTCTCTCTAATCTGGAGCACCTAGACATGAGTGGCGTGAACCTTAGAACAGCGTCTAATTGGCTAGAGGTGATTAACACGATCCCTTCCTTGGTAGAGATACATCTGTCCTCTTGTCAtcttgatttaatttctcatcATCTTGGCAGAGATACATTTGTCTTCCATGCCAACTTTTCTTCTCTTACTGTCCTAGATCTTTCTAGAAATTTTTTTGGATACGTCGTCCCTAGATGGATTTTCAGTCTTACTGCCCTTGCTTCTCTTCATTTAAGTGATAACTCTTTTGAAGGCCCATTGCCCAGAGGTCCTTGGAACTTGACTTCCCTCCAACACTTGGATCTTTCTGTCAACTATCTGAATGGTTCACTGCCAGATGAGCTTATTCATCTTAACAATCTCATTTCTCTCGACCTTAGTGTGAATCAATTTGAAGGCTCCTTGGAAGGAATTTGGAATTGGAGTTCCCTTGCATCTTTGGATCTATCAGTGAATAACTTCGCCACCTTCCTTCCAAGCCAATTATCCACTTTAACTTCCCTAATTTCACTTGCTCTTGGCAACAATCACTTTCGAGGTTCTATCCCAAGCTCTATTGCCAACATTTCCAACCTTCAATATCTTGGCGTATCTAATAACAACCTTAGCTCCTCTTTACCAAGTGAAGTATTCACATCGAAGGACTTGATTACACTTGGTGCGAGTAGTAATCGCTTGAATGGTCCAATTCCAAGCGCAGTTGGCAACTGTACCAAGCTAGAAAGACTTTTGCTACATAATAATGCTCTGTCTGGTTCAATCCCATCAAATTTAGGAAGATGTACCCAGCTCAAAGAACTTTGGCTAAATGATAATGCTGTATCTGGCTCAATTCCATCAAATTTAGGAAGATGTACCCAGCTCAAAGAACTTTGGCTAGGTGATAATGCTCTATCTGGTTCAATTCCATCAAATTTAGGAAAACTGTCATCCTTGGAGTTTTGGGATGTATCTCACAACAAACTCACTGGAACTCTTCCTGAAAGTCTTGGGCAGCTTTCCAAACTTGAAGAGCTTCGTATTTATGACAATTTAATGGAAGGCATTATGAGTGAGAGTCCCTTAGACAATCTGACAGCTTTAAGGTATTTTTATGCATCTGAAAACTCTTTGACCTTAAAAGTAAGTGCAAGTTGGACTCCTCGTGCCCAATTTGAAACACTTGCATTGAGTTCGCGGAAGCTGGGTCCCCAATTTCCTGCATGGATCCGATCACAAAAATTCCTTGGGGATTTGAACTTGTCCTTCGCGGGAATTTCAGATACCATTCCACCTTGGTTATTCAACTCATCATTGATATCTATAGACCTTTCTCACAATCAAATCCATG GAGGCATCTCTCACATTTTGTGTGAAGTCAAGAATGAATATCATGATCTTTACTATCTGGATCTTGGGGAGAATTCTCTATCAGGAGAAATTCCTAACTGTTGGATGAATTACCCAAACTTGTATCACATCAACCTCAACAGCAATAACTTCACCGGAAGCATTCCAAGGTCATTGTTTTATTTGGAAGATCTGCACTATTTAGGCTTGGGTAATAACAGTCTCACTGGTCCGATAACCTTTGACTTTgtaaatcatgaataa